From the Amycolatopsis thermoflava N1165 genome, one window contains:
- a CDS encoding TIGR03617 family F420-dependent LLM class oxidoreductase: MKVDFAVPFESPADCRETMRRAERDGFDGVWNTEVKHDPFLPLALGATVTERVTLGTAIAVAFARNPMTVAQTANDLQELSGGRLLLGLGTQIKTHVTRRFSMPWSQPAARMREFVLALRAIWDSWQTGARLNFRGEFYTHTVMTPMFTPPPHPYGPPKVLLAGVGEGMTRAAGEVADGFLCHGFTTERYLREVTVPALRSGRSSLDGFELVGSPMVVTGRTDAEIAAALAGTRRQIAFYGSTPAYRGVLELHDRGELGDELHRLSRRGEWERMGTLVDDELLAAIAVVGKPDEVAAEVRRRYGDLFTRATLYLPYEAEPGLVAEVAAAVRS; the protein is encoded by the coding sequence GTGAAGGTCGATTTCGCGGTCCCGTTCGAAAGTCCGGCCGACTGCCGGGAGACGATGCGGCGGGCCGAGCGCGACGGTTTCGACGGCGTGTGGAACACCGAGGTCAAGCACGACCCGTTCCTGCCGCTCGCGCTCGGCGCGACGGTCACCGAGCGCGTCACGCTCGGCACGGCGATCGCGGTGGCGTTCGCGCGCAACCCGATGACGGTCGCGCAGACCGCGAACGACCTGCAGGAACTCTCCGGCGGACGGCTGCTGCTCGGCCTCGGCACGCAGATCAAGACGCACGTCACCCGGCGGTTCTCGATGCCGTGGTCGCAACCGGCCGCCCGGATGCGCGAGTTCGTGCTGGCGCTGCGGGCGATCTGGGACAGCTGGCAGACCGGTGCGCGCCTCAACTTCCGGGGCGAGTTCTACACCCACACGGTGATGACCCCGATGTTCACGCCGCCGCCGCACCCGTACGGTCCGCCGAAGGTGCTGCTCGCCGGTGTGGGGGAGGGCATGACACGTGCGGCGGGCGAGGTCGCGGACGGCTTCCTGTGCCACGGGTTCACCACCGAGCGGTACCTGCGCGAGGTGACGGTGCCTGCGCTGCGGTCCGGGCGGAGCTCACTGGACGGCTTCGAACTGGTCGGCTCGCCCATGGTGGTGACCGGCCGGACGGACGCCGAGATCGCCGCCGCGCTCGCGGGCACGCGGCGGCAGATCGCGTTCTACGGATCGACGCCGGCCTACCGCGGGGTGCTGGAGCTGCACGACCGCGGCGAGCTGGGTGACGAGCTGCACCGGCTGTCCCGTCGCGGCGAGTGGGAGCGGATGGGCACGCTCGTCGACGACGAGCTGCTGGCCGCGATCGCGGTGGTGGGCAAGCCCGACGAGGTCGCGGCCGAGGTGCGGCGCCGCTACGGCGATCTGTTCACGCGCGCGACGCTCTACCTGCCGTACGAGGCGGAGCCGGGCCTGGTGGCCGAGGTCGCGGCGGCGGTGCGCTCGTAG
- a CDS encoding FadR/GntR family transcriptional regulator translates to MRTLRSQELADSIVELIDRRRLGPGDPLPPEPRLMEEFGAARNSVREALRTLQALGIVEIRHGYGTFVGAASMTALSPSLLFRTRARSRDDLSGLRDLLEVRQILETELTRKLARQRDDELLEQLAERVRRMSDPATATAADGEFHELICTAAGNELAAELIRLFWSVYRQTEALIGAPRTPSDALVAKHQRIVDAIAGGDPEAIDDAVRHHFDEVRSRLT, encoded by the coding sequence GTGCGGACACTGCGCAGCCAGGAACTGGCCGATTCGATCGTCGAGCTGATCGACCGGCGGCGCCTCGGGCCCGGCGATCCCCTGCCGCCGGAACCGCGGCTGATGGAGGAGTTCGGCGCGGCCCGCAACTCGGTCCGCGAGGCGCTGCGCACCCTGCAGGCGCTGGGCATCGTCGAAATCCGCCACGGCTACGGCACGTTCGTCGGCGCGGCGAGCATGACCGCGCTGAGCCCGTCGCTGCTGTTCCGCACGCGCGCCCGCTCGCGCGACGACCTGAGCGGGCTGCGCGATCTGCTGGAGGTCCGGCAGATCCTGGAGACCGAGCTGACCCGCAAGCTCGCCCGGCAGCGCGACGACGAACTGCTCGAACAGCTCGCCGAGCGGGTGCGCCGGATGTCCGACCCGGCCACCGCCACGGCCGCCGACGGCGAGTTCCACGAGCTGATCTGCACCGCCGCGGGCAACGAGCTGGCCGCCGAGCTGATCCGCCTGTTCTGGAGCGTCTACCGGCAGACCGAGGCGCTCATCGGCGCGCCGCGCACGCCGTCGGACGCGCTGGTCGCCAAGCACCAGCGGATCGTCGACGCCATCGCCGGAGGCGACCCGGAGGCGATCGACGACGCCGTGCGCCACCACTTCGACGAGGTCCGGAGCCGGCTCACCTGA
- a CDS encoding helix-turn-helix transcriptional regulator, with amino-acid sequence MTDTPARLLTLLSLLQTPREWPGTELAARLAVSTRTIRRDIDRLRGLGYPVESTMGAEGGYRLVAGAAMPPLLLDDEEAVAIAVGLRTATRQAVAGIDEASARALAKLEQVLPSRLRRRVRTLGAATVPMPDPGPPVVPEDLAALAAAIANHERVRFGYHDAEGRESRRLAEPHRLVAAGRRWYLVAWDVDRDDWRLFRVDRVRRPHGTGARTTPRELPADDAAAFVTAKLYRTAPTHRAVVTLHAPLEEMRPRVENAGELTATGPAECRLATHADTLDWLAFRLLALGCEFEVHEPPELAAHLRALAGRITRATSG; translated from the coding sequence ATGACGGACACCCCGGCGCGGCTGCTGACACTGCTGTCCCTGCTGCAGACACCGCGCGAATGGCCGGGCACCGAGCTGGCCGCGCGGCTCGCGGTCAGCACCCGGACGATCCGCAGGGACATCGACCGGCTGCGCGGGCTCGGGTACCCGGTGGAGTCCACGATGGGCGCCGAGGGCGGGTACCGGCTGGTGGCGGGCGCGGCGATGCCGCCGCTGCTGCTCGACGACGAGGAGGCCGTCGCGATCGCGGTCGGCCTGCGCACCGCCACGCGCCAGGCCGTGGCGGGAATCGACGAGGCCTCCGCCAGGGCGCTGGCGAAACTCGAGCAGGTGCTGCCCTCGCGGCTGCGCCGCCGGGTGCGCACGCTCGGCGCGGCGACCGTGCCGATGCCCGATCCCGGCCCGCCGGTCGTCCCCGAGGACCTCGCCGCACTGGCCGCCGCGATCGCCAACCACGAGCGCGTCCGGTTCGGCTACCACGACGCCGAGGGCCGCGAATCCCGCCGGCTGGCCGAACCGCACCGCCTGGTCGCCGCGGGACGCCGCTGGTACCTGGTGGCGTGGGACGTCGACCGCGACGACTGGCGCCTGTTCCGCGTCGACCGCGTCCGCCGCCCCCACGGCACCGGCGCCCGCACCACCCCGCGCGAGCTGCCCGCCGACGACGCGGCGGCCTTCGTCACGGCGAAGCTCTACCGCACCGCGCCGACGCACCGGGCGGTGGTGACCCTGCACGCGCCGCTGGAGGAGATGCGCCCGCGGGTGGAGAACGCCGGCGAGCTGACGGCGACCGGCCCGGCCGAGTGCCGGTTGGCGACCCACGCCGACACGCTCGACTGGCTGGCGTTCCGGCTGCTGGCCCTCGGCTGCGAGTTCGAGGTGCACGAACCGCCGGAACTGGCCGCGCACCTGCGCGCGCTGGCCGGCCGCATCACCCGCGCCACCAGCGGCTGA
- a CDS encoding acyl-CoA thioesterase — MHAVSEKAVDEPTLADLLDLEEIDRDLYRANLVFDDPLPLYGGQVAAQALAAAGRTVPEDRLPHSLHGYFLRPGDATRPTIFHVDRDRDGGSYSARRVVAVQNGEVIFNMSASFHRREEGVDREAHPERPEGDPEQLPGGGMPRLFSMQGALPPQPYPDGQWPTRFWARCELDLPDNPLIHACVLTYLSDISSGVAAFGNDEASASSSLDHAVWFHRPGRLDEWVHMDLVPQSVAGGRGWYTGTVRTRDGVLLASLAQECLFRNRRR, encoded by the coding sequence ATGCACGCCGTCAGTGAGAAAGCGGTGGACGAGCCCACCCTGGCCGACCTGCTCGACCTCGAGGAGATCGACCGCGACCTCTACCGCGCCAACCTCGTGTTCGACGACCCCCTGCCGCTCTACGGGGGCCAGGTCGCCGCGCAGGCGCTCGCCGCGGCCGGGCGCACGGTGCCGGAGGACCGGCTGCCGCACTCGCTGCACGGCTACTTCCTCCGCCCGGGTGACGCGACGCGCCCGACGATCTTCCACGTCGACCGGGACCGCGACGGCGGCTCCTACTCCGCCCGCCGGGTGGTCGCCGTGCAGAACGGCGAGGTCATCTTCAACATGTCGGCGTCCTTCCACCGCCGCGAGGAGGGCGTCGACCGCGAGGCCCACCCCGAGCGTCCCGAAGGCGACCCGGAGCAGCTGCCCGGTGGCGGCATGCCGCGGCTCTTCTCGATGCAGGGCGCGCTGCCGCCGCAGCCGTACCCGGACGGCCAGTGGCCGACCCGCTTCTGGGCACGCTGCGAGCTCGACCTGCCCGACAACCCGCTCATCCACGCCTGCGTCCTGACCTACCTCTCGGACATCTCGTCCGGTGTCGCGGCCTTCGGCAACGACGAGGCGTCCGCGTCGTCGAGCCTGGACCACGCGGTGTGGTTCCACCGGCCGGGCCGCCTCGACGAGTGGGTGCACATGGACCTGGTGCCGCAGAGCGTCGCGGGCGGCCGCGGCTGGTACACCGGCACCGTCCGCACGCGGGACGGCGTGCTGCTGGCGAGCCTCGCGCAGGAGTGCCTGTTCCGGAACCGCAGGCGGTAG
- a CDS encoding YnfA family protein yields the protein MLVFRSIGLFVLAALAEIGGAWLVWQGVREHRGWIWIGAGVIALGLYGFVATLQPDANFGRILAAYGGVFVAGSLAWGVVADGYRPDRFDVIGALICLAGVAVIMYAPRG from the coding sequence GTGCTGGTTTTCCGTTCGATCGGACTGTTCGTGCTGGCGGCGCTCGCCGAGATCGGCGGCGCCTGGCTCGTCTGGCAGGGCGTCCGCGAGCACCGCGGGTGGATCTGGATCGGCGCGGGCGTGATCGCGCTCGGGTTGTACGGCTTCGTCGCCACGCTGCAGCCGGACGCCAACTTCGGCCGCATCCTCGCAGCCTACGGCGGTGTGTTCGTCGCCGGCTCGCTGGCCTGGGGCGTGGTCGCCGACGGGTACCGGCCCGACCGGTTCGACGTCATCGGCGCGCTCATCTGCCTCGCGGGCGTCGCGGTCATCATGTACGCCCCGCGCGGCTGA
- a CDS encoding pyruvate dehydrogenase: protein MATVAEQMVRILRDSGVRRIYGIVGDSLNPVVDAVRRTPGIEWVHVRHEETAAFAAAAEAQITGRLTVCAGSCGPGNLHLINGLYDAHRSGAPVLAIASHIPSNQIGTGFFQETHPEQLFAECSHFSELVSQADQMPRLLRIAMQTAVGRGGVSVLSIPGDVSERRATGSAAESVHLVEPSPVVPREAAIAELAEVLDSGEKVMLFAGAGCRDAHDEVMALAGRLLAPVGHSLGGKEWIQFDNPYDVGMSGLLGYGACYDAMHEADRVVLLGTDFPYDGFLPQAHTVQIDTNPAHLGRRTPLDLAVHGSVKETLAAVLPRLRQRTDRSFLDRMLHEHARRLEKVVDAYTKDIEHHTPIHPEYAAAVLDEVAADDAVFTVDTGMGNVWAARYLTPNGRRRVIGSFRHGSMANALPHAIGAALSSPGRQVVSISGDGGLAMLMGDLLTLSLYDVPVKVVLFNNASLGMVKLEMLVDGLPSYGTDHTPVDFSAIAAACGIWSTRVDHPGEVRSALTKAFEHQGPALVELTTDPNAMSIPPKITSEMLRGFALAASKTVLNGGVGKMVELARSNLRNIPRP from the coding sequence ATGGCGACAGTGGCCGAGCAGATGGTGCGGATCCTGCGGGACAGCGGTGTGCGCCGCATCTACGGGATCGTCGGCGACAGCCTGAACCCGGTCGTGGACGCGGTGCGCCGCACGCCGGGCATCGAGTGGGTGCACGTCCGGCACGAGGAGACGGCGGCGTTCGCCGCGGCCGCGGAAGCGCAGATCACCGGGCGGCTCACCGTGTGCGCGGGCAGTTGCGGCCCGGGGAACCTGCACCTGATCAACGGTCTCTACGACGCGCACCGCAGCGGCGCGCCGGTGCTGGCGATCGCCTCGCACATCCCGTCCAACCAGATCGGCACCGGGTTCTTCCAGGAGACCCACCCGGAGCAGTTGTTCGCCGAGTGCAGCCACTTCAGCGAGCTGGTGTCGCAGGCGGACCAGATGCCGCGGCTGTTGCGGATCGCGATGCAGACCGCGGTCGGGCGCGGCGGGGTGTCGGTGCTGAGCATCCCGGGTGACGTGTCGGAGCGGCGGGCGACCGGCTCCGCGGCCGAGTCGGTGCACCTGGTCGAGCCGTCGCCCGTGGTGCCGCGGGAGGCGGCCATCGCCGAGCTGGCCGAGGTGCTCGACAGCGGCGAGAAGGTGATGCTGTTCGCCGGCGCAGGCTGCCGGGACGCGCACGACGAGGTGATGGCGCTGGCCGGCCGCCTGCTCGCGCCGGTGGGCCACTCGCTCGGCGGCAAGGAGTGGATCCAGTTCGACAACCCGTACGACGTCGGCATGAGCGGGCTGCTCGGGTACGGCGCGTGCTACGACGCGATGCACGAGGCGGACCGCGTGGTGCTGCTGGGCACGGACTTCCCGTACGACGGGTTCCTGCCGCAGGCGCACACGGTGCAGATCGACACGAACCCCGCGCACCTCGGCCGCCGCACGCCGCTGGACCTGGCCGTACACGGCTCGGTAAAGGAGACGCTCGCGGCGGTGCTCCCCCGCCTGCGGCAGCGCACCGACCGGTCCTTCCTGGACCGCATGCTGCACGAACACGCGCGGCGGCTGGAGAAGGTGGTCGACGCGTACACGAAGGACATCGAGCACCACACGCCGATCCACCCCGAGTACGCGGCCGCGGTGCTGGACGAGGTCGCCGCCGACGACGCGGTGTTCACTGTGGACACCGGGATGGGCAACGTGTGGGCGGCGCGGTACCTGACGCCGAACGGGCGGCGCCGGGTGATCGGCTCGTTCCGCCACGGCAGCATGGCGAACGCGCTGCCGCACGCCATCGGCGCCGCGCTGTCCTCGCCTGGCCGCCAGGTGGTGTCCATCTCGGGCGACGGCGGGCTGGCGATGCTGATGGGCGACCTGCTGACGCTGTCGCTGTACGACGTGCCGGTGAAGGTGGTGCTGTTCAACAACGCGTCGCTGGGCATGGTGAAACTGGAGATGCTCGTGGACGGCCTCCCGTCCTACGGCACCGACCACACGCCGGTCGACTTCAGCGCGATCGCCGCGGCGTGCGGGATCTGGTCCACGCGCGTCGACCACCCGGGCGAGGTGCGGTCGGCGCTGACGAAGGCGTTCGAGCACCAGGGGCCCGCGCTGGTCGAGCTGACCACCGACCCCAACGCGATGTCCATCCCACCCAAGATCACGAGCGAGATGCTGCGGGGCTTCGCGCTGGCCGCGAGCAAGACGGTGCTGAACGGCGGGGTGGGCAAGATGGTCGAGCTGGCGCGCAGCAACCTGCGGAACATCCCGCGCCCCTGA
- a CDS encoding SGNH/GDSL hydrolase family protein: MRRFGWIGAALLLVLFSVTPASAGQHDYLALGDSVAFGYRPPAVTPPADYFDASNFAGYPERYSPNVTNASCPGETTASMIIPGAQSNGCENSVGSPFGYRTIYPLHVSYSGTQLEYAVWFLKTHPRTRLVTIDIGANDLFVCQQTTPDQCTGASFPVELQRISRNLTTIFAALRGAARYRHDLVLVSYYALDYRDPVAVAQVQALNAALAGPTLRFGGVVADGFGAFQEASRSTGGDPCAAGLLIALPTGGCDVHPTAKGHAVLAGAVEDAVAKGQRHAA; encoded by the coding sequence ATGCGACGCTTCGGGTGGATCGGTGCGGCACTCCTGCTGGTCCTGTTCTCGGTCACGCCCGCCTCGGCCGGGCAGCACGACTACCTCGCCCTCGGCGACTCGGTCGCGTTCGGTTACCGTCCGCCCGCGGTGACTCCACCCGCCGACTACTTCGACGCCTCGAACTTCGCCGGCTACCCGGAGCGGTACTCGCCCAACGTGACGAACGCGTCCTGCCCGGGTGAGACGACCGCCAGCATGATCATCCCCGGTGCGCAGAGCAACGGCTGCGAGAACTCGGTCGGGTCCCCGTTCGGCTACCGGACGATCTACCCGTTGCACGTCAGCTACTCCGGCACCCAGCTGGAGTACGCCGTGTGGTTCCTCAAGACGCACCCGCGCACCCGGCTCGTCACGATCGACATCGGCGCGAACGACCTGTTCGTGTGCCAGCAGACCACACCCGACCAATGCACCGGGGCCAGTTTCCCGGTCGAACTGCAGCGGATCAGCCGCAACCTGACCACCATCTTCGCGGCTCTGCGCGGTGCGGCCCGGTACCGGCACGACCTGGTGCTGGTGTCCTACTACGCGCTCGACTACCGCGATCCGGTCGCGGTCGCGCAGGTCCAGGCCCTCAACGCCGCACTCGCCGGGCCCACCCTCCGGTTCGGTGGCGTAGTGGCTGACGGCTTCGGCGCGTTCCAGGAGGCGTCCCGGTCCACCGGCGGCGACCCGTGCGCGGCCGGCCTGCTGATCGCACTGCCCACCGGCGGCTGCGACGTCCACCCCACCGCCAAGGGCCACGCCGTGCTGGCCGGCGCCGTCGAGGACGCCGTCGCGAAGGGGCAGCGTCACGCCGCCTGA
- a CDS encoding sialate:H+ symport family MFS transporter, whose translation MNPWYRRLGPGQWKAFGAAWLGYLLDGFDFVIITLVLTELRDEFDLSLATASTLVSAAFVSRWLGGLALGALGDRFGRRPAMIASIVLYAVGTALCGFAWDYWSLFIFRVVVGLGMAGEYGSSSTYVMESWPKGLRNRATGCLLSAYPIGTVLAARAYDLIVPSFGWRWLFWLGILPVFVALWLRRTLPEAKDWTEEVGSGGGSTSATALLNRRWAPLNMVVAVVLATCLVLIFSGHAGSLYPLYIALCVVGFVVFGVQISGRAWPVAVGLMLTVFCAFLYSWPIQSLLPTYLKTELHYNAGQVANALTWAGLGYAAGSCLAGVVGDRFGTRATYVGGLLLSLVFVFPAFALGPGSIVLVWLLLFVLQGTSSGISGLLPKYIGDHFPTRLRAASLGFTYNVGALGGAVAPLLGAQVAGHIGLGPALGWLAAGLTVLTALLVGFDVPARLGRIGRRGRREGVEVG comes from the coding sequence ATGAACCCGTGGTACCGCCGGCTCGGTCCGGGCCAGTGGAAGGCGTTCGGCGCAGCGTGGCTCGGCTACCTGCTCGACGGCTTCGACTTCGTGATCATCACGCTGGTGCTCACCGAGCTGCGCGACGAGTTCGACCTGTCGCTGGCCACCGCGTCCACGCTGGTGTCGGCCGCCTTCGTGTCCCGCTGGCTGGGCGGGCTCGCGCTGGGCGCGCTCGGCGACCGCTTCGGCCGCCGCCCGGCGATGATCGCGTCCATCGTGCTCTACGCGGTCGGCACGGCGCTGTGCGGGTTCGCCTGGGACTACTGGTCGTTGTTCATCTTCCGGGTCGTCGTCGGCCTCGGCATGGCGGGCGAGTACGGCTCCAGCAGCACGTATGTGATGGAGAGCTGGCCGAAGGGCCTGCGCAACCGGGCGACGGGGTGCCTGCTGTCGGCGTACCCGATCGGCACGGTGCTCGCTGCGCGTGCCTACGACCTGATCGTGCCGAGCTTCGGCTGGCGGTGGCTGTTCTGGCTGGGAATCCTGCCGGTGTTCGTGGCGCTGTGGCTGCGGCGCACGTTGCCCGAGGCGAAGGACTGGACCGAGGAGGTCGGGTCTGGCGGCGGCTCGACGAGCGCGACGGCGTTGTTGAACCGGCGGTGGGCGCCGCTCAACATGGTCGTGGCGGTGGTGCTGGCGACCTGCCTGGTGCTGATCTTCTCGGGGCACGCGGGGAGCCTGTATCCGCTGTACATCGCGCTGTGCGTGGTGGGGTTCGTGGTGTTCGGGGTGCAGATCAGCGGCCGAGCCTGGCCGGTGGCGGTCGGGTTGATGCTGACCGTGTTCTGCGCGTTCCTGTACTCGTGGCCGATCCAGTCGCTCCTGCCCACGTACCTGAAGACGGAGCTGCACTACAACGCCGGGCAGGTGGCCAATGCGCTGACCTGGGCCGGGCTCGGCTATGCGGCCGGTTCGTGCCTGGCCGGGGTGGTCGGCGACCGGTTCGGCACGCGCGCGACGTACGTGGGCGGGCTGCTGCTGTCGCTGGTGTTCGTGTTCCCGGCGTTCGCGCTCGGCCCGGGCAGCATCGTGCTGGTCTGGTTGCTGCTGTTCGTGTTGCAGGGCACCAGTTCCGGGATATCCGGGCTGCTGCCGAAGTACATCGGGGACCACTTCCCGACCCGCCTCCGCGCGGCGAGCCTCGGGTTCACCTACAACGTCGGCGCACTCGGCGGCGCGGTCGCCCCGCTGCTCGGCGCGCAGGTGGCCGGGCACATCGGGCTGGGGCCGGCGCTGGGGTGGCTCGCGGCCGGGCTGACGGTGCTCACGGCGCTGCTGGTCGGTTTCGACGTGCCTGCGCGGCTCGGGCGGATCGGGCGCAGGGGGCGGCGGGAGGGGGTGGAGGTCGGTTGA
- a CDS encoding ATP-binding protein — MAGTLPSELTSFVGRRQELADIRRLLSAARLVTLTGLGGVGKTRLAVRAAVGLKRAFPDGVHLAELADLDDPALLPQTVATALGLRDEAVEPADRLAQFLGDRQVLLVLDNCEHLTDACATLIGKLLAATSGLRILATSRQRLSVEGEHLLPVEPLSLPDHSGTTEGTSGWDAMALFADRAAAVSPGFALTAENEALIAMICRHVEGLPLAIELAAVWLRTLSLTELNDRLADRFALLSEASRTAPPRQQGLEALVDWSYRLCLPAEQRAWERLSVFRGGFDLPAAEFVCAGDEIGGDSVLGLLAGLVDKSVLVRVRETYGHNARYRMLETLAEFGAARLAENGDPAGSTRRHRDFYRELARRFTEEKITSRQQEWISRMQSEHANLRAALESWLEEPDPRPALEMAGNLSTFWIAGGHLLEGSRWLDRVLQLGGGPSRERARALHASLLTCTWLGVRRGFAGRLREYRSIAAELDDPVISVELLVCEGVSRYFLGDPRRACELLEEAHEVCRAAGHDGLALQILPYLALARFVLSEPNAEEAGEQAVDLCAAHGNPPWYTALAVWVLGLALWRRGDLQRAERLQRDAIRLREPAGDHSGIALSLESLAWCAASDRRFNRAARLLGAAATAWRLSGAGRIEPALQQVSQTHAALPAREALGRQVFEQEYARGASMTFDKAVAFALDERRMSAAPASPSRNPLTARESEIAALVAKGLSNRQIAGQLVISQRTAETHVEHILAKLGFTSRSQIAAWITANEA; from the coding sequence GTGGCGGGCACCCTTCCGAGCGAGCTCACCAGTTTCGTCGGCCGGCGGCAGGAGCTCGCGGACATCCGGCGGCTGCTGTCGGCCGCGCGCCTGGTGACGCTGACGGGACTCGGCGGGGTCGGCAAGACCAGGCTCGCGGTGCGGGCCGCGGTCGGATTGAAACGCGCGTTCCCGGACGGGGTGCACCTCGCCGAACTCGCGGACCTGGACGACCCGGCGTTGCTGCCGCAGACCGTCGCCACCGCGCTCGGCCTGCGGGACGAGGCCGTCGAGCCCGCGGACCGGCTCGCCCAGTTCCTCGGCGACCGCCAGGTGCTGCTGGTGCTGGACAACTGCGAGCACCTGACCGACGCGTGCGCGACGCTGATCGGCAAGCTGCTCGCGGCGACCAGCGGGCTGCGCATCCTGGCGACCAGCCGTCAGCGGCTCTCGGTCGAGGGCGAGCACCTGCTGCCGGTGGAACCGCTGAGCCTGCCCGACCACAGCGGCACGACCGAGGGCACCAGCGGCTGGGACGCGATGGCGCTGTTCGCCGACCGCGCCGCCGCCGTGTCGCCGGGCTTCGCGCTCACCGCCGAGAACGAGGCGCTGATCGCGATGATCTGCCGGCACGTCGAGGGGCTGCCGCTGGCCATCGAGCTGGCCGCGGTGTGGTTGCGCACGCTGTCGCTGACCGAGTTGAACGACCGCCTGGCCGACCGGTTCGCGCTGCTGAGCGAGGCCTCCCGCACGGCGCCGCCGCGCCAGCAGGGCCTGGAGGCGCTCGTCGACTGGAGCTACCGGCTGTGCCTGCCCGCCGAGCAGCGGGCGTGGGAGCGGCTGTCGGTGTTCCGCGGCGGGTTCGACCTGCCCGCGGCCGAGTTCGTGTGCGCGGGCGACGAGATCGGCGGCGATTCGGTCCTCGGACTGCTCGCCGGACTGGTCGACAAATCGGTTCTGGTGCGGGTGCGGGAGACCTACGGGCACAACGCGCGCTACCGGATGCTGGAAACGCTCGCCGAGTTCGGCGCGGCGCGGCTCGCCGAGAACGGTGATCCGGCCGGTTCCACGCGGCGGCACCGCGATTTCTACCGGGAGCTGGCCCGCCGGTTCACCGAGGAGAAGATCACCTCGCGGCAGCAGGAGTGGATCTCCCGCATGCAGAGCGAGCACGCGAACCTGCGCGCGGCGCTGGAGTCGTGGCTGGAGGAGCCGGATCCGCGGCCGGCGCTGGAAATGGCGGGGAACCTGTCGACGTTCTGGATCGCGGGCGGGCACCTGCTGGAGGGCAGCCGGTGGCTGGACCGCGTGCTCCAACTCGGCGGCGGCCCGTCGCGGGAGCGGGCCCGCGCGTTGCACGCGTCGCTGCTCACCTGCACGTGGCTGGGGGTGCGGCGGGGGTTCGCCGGGCGGCTGCGCGAATACCGGTCGATCGCGGCGGAACTGGACGACCCGGTGATCAGCGTCGAGTTGCTCGTGTGCGAGGGGGTGAGCCGCTACTTCCTGGGCGATCCGCGGCGGGCGTGCGAGTTGCTGGAGGAGGCGCACGAGGTGTGCCGGGCGGCCGGGCACGACGGGCTGGCGTTGCAGATCCTGCCGTACCTGGCGCTGGCGCGGTTCGTGCTCAGCGAGCCGAACGCCGAGGAGGCCGGGGAGCAGGCGGTCGATCTGTGCGCGGCGCACGGGAACCCGCCCTGGTACACCGCCCTGGCGGTGTGGGTGCTGGGGCTGGCGCTGTGGCGGCGCGGCGACCTGCAGCGCGCGGAACGCCTCCAGCGCGACGCGATCCGCCTGCGCGAACCGGCGGGCGATCATTCCGGGATCGCGCTGAGCCTGGAGTCACTGGCCTGGTGCGCGGCGTCCGACCGGCGGTTCAACCGGGCGGCGCGGCTGCTCGGCGCGGCCGCGACCGCGTGGCGCTTGTCCGGCGCCGGGCGGATCGAACCGGCGCTGCAGCAGGTTTCGCAGACGCACGCCGCGCTCCCGGCGCGGGAGGCCCTGGGACGGCAGGTGTTCGAGCAGGAGTACGCGCGCGGGGCGTCGATGACGTTCGACAAGGCGGTGGCGTTCGCCCTGGACGAGCGGCGGATGTCGGCGGCGCCGGCCAGCCCTTCGCGCAACCCGCTGACCGCCCGCGAATCGGAAATCGCCGCGCTGGTCGCGAAGGGACTGAGCAACCGGCAGATCGCCGGGCAGCTCGTCATTTCCCAGCGGACGGCCGAAACGCACGTCGAGCACATCCTCGCCAAACTGGGGTTCACTTCACGCAGCCAGATCGCTGCTTGGATCACGGCCAATGAGGCGTGA